In Candidatus Flexicrinis affinis, the following are encoded in one genomic region:
- a CDS encoding NAD-binding protein: MITTSPTPIKRKRRGVRRLLQVVLRDTQALLKEFRWPLLAFLLATFGLGLIYGELLVAAGYPRLPWFELPYVMFALMVLAGPTEIPPEPYLLVFWYVLPPIALIIVGRGAADFTRLFFDRSGRRTAWTEALVSTMRNHTIVLGVGHVGMRVARALTEMGFEVVAVDQSFTPEQETALRGLDVQIITGDGRSAETLAKAGIERAEALVVCTSQDYMNLEMIMRVRDLNPSIRIVTRMWDNQFAAQMKQFLGVSAVISSADIAAPIFAGAAAGIEVTQTLKLHGREYAMFRLTVSEGSYFEGRTIGSVQDRYDVDVVLHGRGDDADVHPDNAVTVAAGDTLVIFAHIEKMRELATSNRVNARGV, encoded by the coding sequence ATGATCACCACCAGCCCCACCCCGATCAAACGCAAGCGGCGCGGCGTGCGCCGTCTGCTGCAAGTCGTCCTGCGCGACACGCAGGCGCTGCTCAAAGAGTTCCGCTGGCCGTTGCTCGCCTTTCTGCTGGCGACGTTCGGGCTGGGGCTGATCTACGGCGAACTGCTGGTGGCGGCGGGCTATCCGCGCCTGCCGTGGTTCGAACTGCCGTACGTCATGTTCGCGCTGATGGTGCTGGCCGGCCCGACGGAGATCCCGCCCGAACCGTATCTGCTGGTGTTCTGGTACGTGCTGCCGCCGATCGCCCTGATCATCGTCGGGCGCGGTGCGGCCGATTTCACGCGACTCTTCTTCGACCGCAGCGGGCGGCGGACAGCATGGACGGAGGCCCTTGTGTCGACGATGCGAAACCACACGATTGTGCTGGGCGTGGGGCATGTGGGGATGCGCGTTGCGCGCGCCCTGACCGAGATGGGCTTTGAGGTCGTCGCGGTCGATCAGTCGTTTACGCCCGAGCAGGAGACCGCGCTGCGGGGGCTGGACGTGCAGATCATCACCGGCGACGGGCGAAGCGCCGAGACGTTGGCTAAAGCCGGCATCGAACGCGCCGAGGCGCTGGTGGTGTGTACGTCGCAGGACTACATGAACCTCGAGATGATCATGCGTGTGCGCGACCTGAACCCGAGCATTCGCATCGTGACGCGCATGTGGGACAACCAGTTCGCCGCGCAGATGAAGCAGTTTCTCGGCGTGTCCGCGGTGATCAGCAGCGCCGACATCGCCGCGCCGATCTTCGCCGGGGCGGCGGCGGGCATCGAGGTCACGCAGACGCTCAAACTCCACGGCCGCGAATATGCGATGTTCCGCCTGACTGTCTCGGAAGGATCGTACTTCGAGGGCCGGACGATCGGCAGCGTGCAGGATCGCTACGACGTCGACGTGGTGCTGCACGGGCGCGGCGATGACGCCGACGTGCACCCCGACAACGCCGTGACCGTGGCCGCCGGCGACACGCTGGTGATCTTCGCGCACATCGAGAAGATGCGCGAGCTGGCGACGTCGAACCGCGTCAACGCGCGCGGGGTGTAG
- a CDS encoding right-handed parallel beta-helix repeat-containing protein has protein sequence MISATWSRLAAGFLVVSVLLVSFPAHAAVIDVACDTAELAAAINTANANAEADVINLATGCLYEFTAGDVSNPDTALPEIYSEIEINGNGATIARADGSPDFRLVYSFGGNLILNDLTITGGRSNSGGGVVNNAGALMLVNSSVVDNYALSEAGGILNGGPLTLINSIVSGNSSPGSGGGIYSTGGSLATLINSTVIGNSSSVYGGGIYSVGSVTLESSSVDGNFAVGAPSGSRGGGIYCSGVLNITNSTVNDNTASPSGAGAGIFSSSAATIINSTVAGNSASATGSFGGGIYNSGPLTIINSTVSDNDAGDSGSGIIDITGSVTVLNSTISGNSAVNVGGGIYFNFGSDNTLANNTISGNSADQQGGGIYVSAGIVTTVNNTFAGNRASVSGGALFNGAGTVTVANSILWGNSSQISVGPGTVTVNYSIVEGGYFGGTGNSIANPLFVSPVSYLSAPTIAGDYHVQANSPALNVGSNAALPADTLDLDNDSNTAEPIPYDRDGNSRIVNATVDMGAYEHQTLAAVVVSETSVDVAEGGATDTYSVHLASRPASSVTVTPAGDADCDVSAALTFTTDNWSSAQTVTVTAVDDDIFEGSHSCTITNTATSGDAAYNGIGVAGVGGTVTDDDTAGVDVTPTTVDVTEGSTTDTYDVVLNSEPTADVTITPEGDADCSVSAALTFTNANWDTPQSVTVTAVDDDIEEGEHGCTINNTSASDDLDYDGVSVASVDGTVTDNDLELLINGSFEAGIAPWAVTTLGQDKVKDKNPYDGLFAFRFKGFAGKPSAKLKQTILAPPIADGDIVTARAQIQPGSAANGKMILKVKTDLGTVFKDNVAFDQGGAYVLHQIGLPITLGIGEAVADIKLQFKDKSLSGKVYVDAVRVTVTIAPAPRTVTRAPILPPPAAPDGFRGGN, from the coding sequence ATGATTAGCGCAACGTGGTCGCGTCTAGCAGCCGGATTTCTTGTTGTTTCCGTGCTGCTTGTTTCGTTCCCCGCGCACGCGGCCGTCATCGACGTGGCCTGCGACACGGCCGAACTGGCCGCCGCCATCAATACCGCCAACGCCAACGCCGAAGCGGATGTCATCAATTTGGCGACCGGCTGTTTATACGAGTTCACGGCCGGCGACGTGAGTAACCCCGACACCGCCCTGCCGGAAATCTACTCGGAGATCGAAATCAACGGCAACGGCGCGACCATCGCGCGCGCCGACGGCAGCCCGGACTTTCGCCTAGTTTACAGCTTCGGTGGTAACCTGATTCTCAACGACCTCACCATAACGGGGGGGCGGAGCAACAGCGGGGGCGGCGTCGTCAACAACGCCGGTGCGCTGATGCTTGTCAACAGCAGCGTTGTCGATAACTACGCCCTTTCTGAAGCGGGCGGCATTCTTAACGGCGGCCCGCTTACGTTGATCAACAGCATCGTTTCCGGCAACAGCTCTCCGGGCAGCGGCGGTGGCATTTACAGCACGGGTGGAAGCCTGGCGACGCTGATCAACAGTACTGTCATCGGTAACAGTTCTAGCGTCTATGGTGGGGGTATCTACAGCGTCGGCTCCGTGACGCTCGAAAGCTCATCGGTCGACGGAAACTTCGCCGTCGGCGCACCGAGTGGCAGCAGGGGCGGCGGCATCTACTGTTCCGGTGTACTGAACATCACCAACAGCACCGTCAATGACAACACGGCCTCCCCATCCGGCGCTGGCGCCGGCATTTTCAGTTCTTCTGCAGCCACGATAATCAATAGCACCGTTGCCGGCAACAGCGCGTCTGCGACCGGCAGTTTCGGCGGTGGCATCTACAACAGCGGTCCACTGACTATAATCAACAGCACCGTTTCCGACAATGACGCCGGCGACTCAGGGAGTGGCATCATCGACATTACCGGTTCGGTCACCGTGCTGAACAGCACGATCTCCGGCAACAGCGCGGTGAACGTCGGCGGTGGCATCTACTTCAACTTCGGCTCGGACAACACGTTGGCAAATAACACCATATCCGGCAACAGCGCCGATCAACAGGGCGGCGGCATCTACGTGAGTGCCGGCATCGTCACGACGGTCAACAATACGTTTGCCGGCAACAGGGCCAGCGTAAGTGGTGGCGCTTTATTCAATGGGGCCGGTACGGTAACCGTAGCCAACAGCATTCTCTGGGGCAATAGTTCGCAGATCAGTGTCGGACCCGGCACAGTGACCGTAAACTACAGTATCGTTGAAGGCGGGTACTTCGGCGGCACCGGCAACTCCATTGCCAATCCCCTGTTCGTATCCCCAGTGTCCTACTTAAGCGCGCCGACCATCGCCGGCGATTACCACGTGCAGGCCAACAGCCCGGCGCTCAACGTCGGCAGCAACGCGGCACTGCCCGCCGACACGCTCGATCTCGACAACGACTCGAATACCGCCGAGCCGATCCCGTACGATCGCGACGGTAATTCCCGCATCGTCAACGCGACCGTCGATATGGGCGCATACGAGCACCAGACCTTGGCGGCGGTTGTCGTCAGCGAAACGAGTGTCGACGTGGCCGAAGGCGGGGCGACCGATACCTACAGCGTCCACCTCGCCTCACGGCCAGCCAGCAGTGTCACCGTAACCCCTGCCGGCGACGCCGACTGCGACGTGAGTGCGGCCCTGACGTTTACGACAGACAACTGGAGCTCGGCGCAGACCGTCACGGTGACGGCGGTCGACGACGATATCTTCGAGGGCAGCCACAGCTGTACGATCACCAACACGGCGACCAGCGGCGACGCGGCCTATAACGGCATCGGCGTGGCCGGCGTCGGCGGTACCGTGACTGACGACGATACGGCGGGTGTGGACGTGACTCCAACCACTGTGGATGTCACCGAGGGCAGTACGACCGATACCTACGACGTCGTGCTGAATAGCGAGCCGACAGCCGACGTGACGATCACGCCCGAGGGGGACGCGGACTGTTCGGTGAGCGCCGCGCTGACGTTCACCAACGCCAACTGGGACACGCCGCAAAGCGTCACGGTCACGGCGGTCGACGATGACATCGAAGAAGGCGAGCATGGCTGCACGATCAACAACACGTCAGCCAGCGACGATCTCGACTACGACGGGGTTTCGGTCGCCAGCGTCGACGGCACAGTTACGGACAATGACCTCGAGCTGCTGATCAACGGCAGCTTCGAGGCCGGCATCGCACCGTGGGCGGTCACAACCCTCGGGCAAGACAAGGTTAAAGACAAGAACCCGTACGATGGGCTGTTCGCGTTCCGCTTCAAAGGCTTCGCCGGAAAGCCGAGCGCCAAGCTCAAGCAGACGATCCTCGCGCCGCCGATCGCCGACGGCGATATCGTCACCGCCCGAGCCCAGATACAGCCCGGTTCGGCGGCTAACGGCAAGATGATCCTTAAGGTTAAGACCGATCTCGGCACCGTCTTCAAAGACAATGTCGCGTTCGATCAGGGCGGTGCGTATGTACTGCATCAGATCGGCCTGCCGATTACGCTCGGTATTGGCGAGGCGGTGGCCGATATTAAGCTACAGTTCAAGGACAAATCACTCAGCGGCAAGGTGTACGTCGACGCCGTCCGCGTGACCGTGACGATCGCGCCCGCGCCGCGCA
- a CDS encoding pseudouridine-5'-phosphate glycosidase, whose translation MRQDLTIAPRVVDALDLGRPVVALESTLITHGLPYPDNVETALAMEAAVRDGGAEPATIAVLGGQITVGLSTDDIERLGRAPSGSVRKISRRDLSISVGLHEDGATTVAGTMIVAARAGIRVFATGGIGGVHRGHPFDVSADLIELGRTPVAVVCSGAKSILDLPATVEVLETHGVPIIGYGTDTLPAFYSRSSSLPVTVRVDTPQQAAAIIAAAFRLALGHGLLIGVPVPEADAMPEADAEAAIRQATADADAAGIHGRDVTPYVLARVADLTAGVSRRANTALLVNNARTAAHIAAALTAHGE comes from the coding sequence ATGCGCCAAGATTTAACCATCGCGCCGCGCGTCGTCGATGCGCTCGACCTCGGCCGGCCCGTCGTCGCGCTCGAGTCGACGCTCATCACGCACGGCCTGCCGTACCCGGACAACGTCGAGACCGCGCTGGCGATGGAGGCCGCTGTCCGCGACGGCGGGGCCGAACCGGCCACGATCGCCGTGCTGGGCGGGCAAATCACGGTCGGCCTGTCCACCGACGACATCGAGCGGCTCGGCCGCGCGCCGTCTGGAAGCGTCCGCAAGATCAGCCGGCGCGACCTGTCGATCAGCGTTGGCCTGCACGAGGACGGCGCGACCACCGTCGCCGGCACCATGATCGTTGCGGCCCGCGCCGGAATCCGCGTGTTCGCCACCGGCGGCATCGGCGGCGTCCACCGCGGCCACCCGTTTGACGTCTCTGCCGACCTGATCGAACTCGGGCGCACGCCGGTCGCGGTTGTGTGCAGCGGCGCCAAGTCGATCCTCGACCTGCCCGCCACGGTCGAAGTCCTCGAGACGCACGGCGTCCCCATCATCGGCTACGGCACCGACACGCTGCCCGCCTTCTATTCACGCAGCAGCAGCCTACCCGTCACCGTCCGCGTCGATACACCCCAGCAAGCCGCCGCCATCATCGCCGCCGCTTTCCGCCTCGCACTCGGCCACGGCCTGCTCATCGGCGTGCCTGTCCCCGAGGCGGACGCCATGCCCGAGGCCGACGCTGAAGCCGCCATCCGTCAAGCCACCGCCGACGCCGATGCTGCCGGCATCCACGGCCGCGACGTCACGCCTTACGTGCTCGCTCGCGTCGCCGATCTCACCGCCGGCGTCTCTCGCCGCGCCAATACCGCCCTGCTCGTCAACAACGCCCGCACCGCCGCCCACATCGCCGCCGCCCTCACCGCTCACGGCGAGTAG
- a CDS encoding AAA family ATPase — MTDTSKARALALVGMPGSGKSSCAYHLEQRGFWQFRFGGIVEGEVRRRGMAVNPENEKIVREELRATHGMAAMAKLALDSLHAALDTRQCIVIDGLYSWSEYKYLRHELKAELTVVAVVCRRDLRYQRLAERPIRPLTAAEAESRDWAEIENLEKGGPIAIADYTLTNDGSAEETLRELDALLDRLGFAP; from the coding sequence ATGACTGATACCTCTAAGGCGCGCGCGCTGGCTCTGGTTGGCATGCCCGGCTCCGGCAAAAGCTCGTGCGCGTATCATCTCGAACAGCGCGGGTTCTGGCAGTTTCGCTTTGGCGGGATCGTCGAGGGCGAGGTGCGCCGGCGCGGGATGGCCGTGAACCCCGAGAACGAGAAGATCGTACGCGAGGAGCTGCGCGCGACGCACGGCATGGCGGCGATGGCGAAGCTGGCGCTCGATTCGCTGCACGCGGCGCTTGACACCCGGCAGTGCATCGTCATCGACGGACTGTACAGCTGGAGCGAGTACAAGTATCTGCGCCACGAGCTGAAAGCCGAGCTGACTGTCGTGGCGGTGGTGTGCCGGCGCGACCTGCGCTATCAGCGGCTGGCCGAGCGTCCGATCCGTCCGCTGACGGCGGCTGAGGCCGAATCGCGCGATTGGGCGGAGATCGAGAATCTCGAAAAGGGCGGCCCGATCGCGATTGCCGACTACACGCTCACCAACGACGGCAGCGCCGAGGAGACGCTGCGCGAACTCGACGCGCTGCTGGATCGCCTCGGCTTCGCGCCCTAG